From Anas acuta chromosome 11, bAnaAcu1.1, whole genome shotgun sequence, the proteins below share one genomic window:
- the LOC137862641 gene encoding cullin-associated NEDD8-dissociated protein 1-like isoform X2, with the protein MGQFTHRAPESLGPLVGKVKEYQVETIVDTLCTNMLSDKEQLRDISSIGLKTVISELPPAATGSTMTANVCKKITAQLTGAIGKQEDISVQLEALDILSDMLSRLGGTLYSFHSSILSCLLPQLTSPRLAVRKRAIVALGHLVLTCSGNIFSELTEHLLAELKKNESTSTTRTYIQCIAGISRQAGHRIGEHLEKIIPLIVQYCNVEDDELREYCFQAFESFVRRCPKEIDPHIPSVMGLCLKYITFDPNYNYDNEEEEEEERMETENGEDEEQESDDEYSDDDDISWKVRRAAAKCLEAIVSSRHDLLQDFYKTLSPVLISRFKEREENVKADIFSAYIALLKQTLPTQSWRHAADASGKDDVPLTMLQNQVPNIVKALHKQLKEKSIKSRQGCFSLLTELANVLPGCLADHIPALVPGIVFSLADKSTSSNMRIDTLSFLHVLLCNHQPEVFHPHIKILLPPVVACIGDSFYKITSEALLVTQQLVKVIRPLGKSCTFDAKPYVKDLFPGTLKRLKAADIDQEVKERAISCMGQIIYNLGDHLSTDLQPTLKIFLERLKNEITRLTTVKALTLIASSPLKIDLRPILGDGFPILASFLRKNQRALKLSTLTALDILVKNYSDSLKPAMIESVLMELPALISENDMHVSQVAITFLTTLAKVYPSCISKISGSILTEILQLVHSPLLQGGALNAIIDFFQALVLTKTAAMGCSELMKQLTAPIYSSGSAGASVTLHKQAYYSVAKCVAALSSACPEEAPGILNQFIQDVKSPKSSPAVKVLAFLALAEMGRTMNLSAQEELKTVILEAFTSPSEEVKSAASYALGNISVGNLKEYLPFMLKEIGSQPKRQYLLLHSLKEVISSSPADGLKPYVKDIWALLFKHCECTEEGTRNVVAECLGKLTLVNPSELLPRLKKQLSSGSPHARSTVVTAVKFTIADQPQPIDALLKSCIGDFLKTLEDSDLNVRRVALAMFNSAAHNKPSLIRELLNAVLPSLYSETKVRRELIREVEMGPFKHTVDDGLDVRKAAFECMYTLLESCLDRLDIYEYLNHVEDGLKDHYDIRMLTFIMLARLSTLCPNAVLQRLERLIEPLRATCSTKVKAGSVKQEFEKQDELKRSAMRAVAALLTIPEVEKSPAMAEFSSQIRSNPEMASLFESIQKDSASLPATESMDTS; encoded by the exons ATGGGTCAGTTCACGCACAGGGCTCCAGAAAG cctgggccCGCTGGTTGGCAAGGTGAAGGAGTACCAGGTGGAAACCATTGTGGACACGCTGTGTACCAACATGTTGTCAGACAAGGAGCAGCTGCGGGACATCTCCAGCATCGGGCTGAAAACAGTCATTTCCgagctgccaccagctgctACAG GCTCCACCATGACAGCAAATGTATGCAAAAAGATCACGGCCCAGCTGACAGGAGCCATTGGCAAGCAGGAGGATATATCCGTGCAGTTGGAGGCTCTTGACATCCTGTCAGATATGTTGAGCAG GCTAGGGGGAACTCTCTACTCTTTCCATTCTTCCATCctgagctgcctcctgcctcagCTGACGAGCCCCCGGCTGGCCGTGCGTAAAAGGGCCATCGTTGCCTTGGGTCATCTTGTCTTGACCTGCAGTGGGAACATCTTCTCGGAGCTCACAGAGCATCTCCTCGCTGAGCTGAAGAAGAATGAGTCCACCTCGACCACCAGGACATACATCCAGTGCATCGCTGGCATCAGTAGGCAGGCTGGACACCGCATCG GAGAACATCTGGAGAAGATAATTCCTCTGATTGTTCAGTACTGTAATGTGGAAGATGATGAGTTGAGGGAGTACTGCTTCCAGGCCTTCGAGTCCTTTGTAAGAAG GTGCCCAAAGGAGATTGACCCTCACATCCCCAGTGTGATGGGGTTATGTTTGAAGTACATCACCTTTGACCCAAACTACAACTACGAtaatgaggaggaggaagaggaagagaggatgGAAACTGAAAATGGGGAGGATGAAGAGCAAG AAAGCGACGACGAGTACAGCGATGATGATGACATCAGCTGGAAGGTCCGCAGGGCTGCAGCCAAGTGCCTGGAGGCCATTGTCAGCAGCAGGCACGATCTGCTTCAGGATTTCTACAAAACGCTTTCCCCAGTTCTGATAAGTAGGTtcaaggagagggaggagaatgTCAAAGCTGACATCTTCAGTGCTTATATTGCCTTGCTGAAACAAACGCTGCCCACCCAGAGCTGGCGGCATGCTGCAGATGCCTCTGGCAAAGACGACGTTCCCCTGACGATGCTTCAGAACCAG GTCCCCAACATTGTCAAGGCCTTGCATAAGCAGCTTAAAGAAAAGAGCATCAAGTCAAGACAGGGTTGTTTCAGCCTGCTGACAGAACTGGCCAATGTTCTTCCTGGTTGCCTGGCGGATCACATCCCTGCACTAGTGCCTG GTATTGTTTTCTCACTGGCTGATAAATCCACCTCCTCCAATATGAGAATTGATACGCTATCTTTCCTTCATGTTCTTCTTTGCAACCACCAGCCAGAGGTATTTCATCCTCATATCAAAATCCTGTTACCTCCAGTTGTGGCCTGTATTGGAGACTCCTTCTATAAGATCACTTCAGAGGCTCTGCTGGTTACTCAGCAGCTTGTGAAAGTTATCAGGCCTTTGGGCAAATCTTGCACTTTTGATGCCAAGCCATACGTGAAGGACCTTTTCCCTGGTACTCTGAAGCGACTGAAGGCAGCTGACATTGACCAGGAGGTGAAGGAGCGCGCCATCTCATGCATGGGACAAATCATTTACAATCTGGGAGATCATTTAAGCACTGATCTCCAGCCAACTTTGAAGATATTTCTGGAGAGGCTCAAAAATGAAATTACCCGATTGACAACAGTCAAAGCATTAACCCTAATTGCCAGTTCTCCACTTAAAATAGACTTGAGACCTATTTTAGGGGACGGTTTCCCCATTTTAGCTTCCTTCTTGAGAAAGAATCAACGTGCCTTGAAACTGAGCACTCTGACTGCTCTGGATATCCTGGTGAAGAACTACAGTGACAGCCTCAAGCCTGCCATGATAGAGTCTGTGCTAATGGAGCTCCCCGCTTTAATTAGTGAGAACGACATGCATGTTTCCCAGGTGGCAATCACATTCCTTACTACTTTAGCTAAAGTTTATCCATCCTGCATCTCTAAGATCAGTGGTTCCATTCTTACTGAAATCCTTCAGCTTGTTCACTCACCTTTGCTTCAAGGAGGGGCTCTGAACGCTATCATAGACTTCTTCCAGGCGCTGGTGCTGACAAAGACAGCCGCCATGGGCTGCTCGGAGCTGATGAAGCAGCTGACTGCACCAATTTACTCCTCGGGGTCAGCTGGGGCGTCAGTGACGTTACACAAGCAGGCGTATTACTCCGTCGCGAAGTGTGTGGCGGCCCTTTCCTCAGCCTGCCCCGAAGAAGCCCCTGGGATACTGAACCAGTTTATCCAGGATGTAAAAAGCCCCAAGTCCAGCCCTGCTGTAAAAGTGCTAGCCTTCCTTGCCCTGGCAGAGATGGGGCGCACGATGAACCTTAGTGCTCAGGAAGAGCTCAAAACTGTCATCCTGGAGGCATTCACTTCTCCCAGCGAAGAGGTGAAATCTGCAGCTTCCTACGCGCTGGGGAACATCAGCGTTGGGAATCTTAAAGAGTATCTTCCCTTCATGCTGAAAGAGATTGGAAGCCAGCCCAAGAGGCAgtacctcctgctgcactctcTAAAGGAAGTCATCAGCTCCTCTCCAGCCGACGGCCTCAAACCATACGTGAAGGACATTTGGGCTCTGCTCTTCAAGCACTGTGAGTGCACGGAAGAAGGGACGCGCAACGTGGTGGCTGAATGCTTGGGGAAGCTGACTCTGGTGAATCCTTCTGAGCTGCTGCCCCGGCTGAAAAAACAGCTGTCATCAG GCTCTCCACATGCTCGGAGCACAGTGGTAACTGCAGTGAAATTCACAATTGCAGATCAGCCTCAGCCCATTGATGCTCTCCTGAAAAGCTGCATAG GGGACTTCTTGAAAACTCTTGAGGATTCAGACCTGAACGTTCGACGCGTGGCTTTAGCCATGTTTAATTCTGCTGCTCACAACAAACCTTCTTTAATACGGGAATTACTAAATGCAGTTCTCCCCAGCCTGTATAGTGAAACAAAGGTCAGAAGGGAACTTATCCGTGAG GTAGAAATGGGGCCATTCAAGCACACAGTGGACGATGGCCTTGACGTGaggaaagctgcttttgaatGCATGTACACGCTGCTGGAAAGTTGTCTTGACCGGCTGGATATCTACGAGTATCTGAACCACGTGGAGGATGGACTGAAGGATCACTATGACATTCGG ATGCTGACTTTCATCATGCTGGCTCGGCTCTCCACACTCTGTCCTAATGCAGTCCTGCAAAGGCTCGAGCGACTGATCGAACCGCTCCGAGCGACGTGCTCCACAAAG GTAAAAGCTGGTTCAGTGAAACAGGAGTTTGAAAAGCAGGATGAACTGAAGAGATCAGCAATGAGAGCAGTGGCTGCACTCCTGACCATCCCCGAAGTAGAGAAAAGTCCAGCAATGGCTGAATTTTCATCTCAAATCAGATCCAATCCAGAAATGGCATCACTTTTTGAAAGTATTCAGAAGGATTCTGCTTCTCTACCCGCCACAGAATCGATGGACACGAGCTAA
- the LOC137862641 gene encoding cullin-associated NEDD8-dissociated protein 1-like isoform X1 — protein sequence MCSASFHIAGLLEKMASSDKDFRFMATNDLMMELQKDSIKLDEDSEKKVVKMLLKLLEDKNGEVQNLAVKCLGPLVGKVKEYQVETIVDTLCTNMLSDKEQLRDISSIGLKTVISELPPAATGSTMTANVCKKITAQLTGAIGKQEDISVQLEALDILSDMLSRLGGTLYSFHSSILSCLLPQLTSPRLAVRKRAIVALGHLVLTCSGNIFSELTEHLLAELKKNESTSTTRTYIQCIAGISRQAGHRIGEHLEKIIPLIVQYCNVEDDELREYCFQAFESFVRRCPKEIDPHIPSVMGLCLKYITFDPNYNYDNEEEEEEERMETENGEDEEQESDDEYSDDDDISWKVRRAAAKCLEAIVSSRHDLLQDFYKTLSPVLISRFKEREENVKADIFSAYIALLKQTLPTQSWRHAADASGKDDVPLTMLQNQVPNIVKALHKQLKEKSIKSRQGCFSLLTELANVLPGCLADHIPALVPGIVFSLADKSTSSNMRIDTLSFLHVLLCNHQPEVFHPHIKILLPPVVACIGDSFYKITSEALLVTQQLVKVIRPLGKSCTFDAKPYVKDLFPGTLKRLKAADIDQEVKERAISCMGQIIYNLGDHLSTDLQPTLKIFLERLKNEITRLTTVKALTLIASSPLKIDLRPILGDGFPILASFLRKNQRALKLSTLTALDILVKNYSDSLKPAMIESVLMELPALISENDMHVSQVAITFLTTLAKVYPSCISKISGSILTEILQLVHSPLLQGGALNAIIDFFQALVLTKTAAMGCSELMKQLTAPIYSSGSAGASVTLHKQAYYSVAKCVAALSSACPEEAPGILNQFIQDVKSPKSSPAVKVLAFLALAEMGRTMNLSAQEELKTVILEAFTSPSEEVKSAASYALGNISVGNLKEYLPFMLKEIGSQPKRQYLLLHSLKEVISSSPADGLKPYVKDIWALLFKHCECTEEGTRNVVAECLGKLTLVNPSELLPRLKKQLSSGSPHARSTVVTAVKFTIADQPQPIDALLKSCIGDFLKTLEDSDLNVRRVALAMFNSAAHNKPSLIRELLNAVLPSLYSETKVRRELIREVEMGPFKHTVDDGLDVRKAAFECMYTLLESCLDRLDIYEYLNHVEDGLKDHYDIRMLTFIMLARLSTLCPNAVLQRLERLIEPLRATCSTKVKAGSVKQEFEKQDELKRSAMRAVAALLTIPEVEKSPAMAEFSSQIRSNPEMASLFESIQKDSASLPATESMDTS from the exons ATGTGCAGCGCCTCGTTCCACATCGCCGGGCTGCTGGAGAAGATGGCCTCCAGCGACAAGGACTTCAG GTTTATGGCCACCAATGACCTGATGATGGAACTGCAGAAAGATTCTATAAAACTAGATGAAGACAGCGAGAAAAAAGTTgtgaaaatgcttctgaaattgCTGGAGGACAAAAATGGGGAAGTACAGAACCTCGCTGTGAAGTG cctgggccCGCTGGTTGGCAAGGTGAAGGAGTACCAGGTGGAAACCATTGTGGACACGCTGTGTACCAACATGTTGTCAGACAAGGAGCAGCTGCGGGACATCTCCAGCATCGGGCTGAAAACAGTCATTTCCgagctgccaccagctgctACAG GCTCCACCATGACAGCAAATGTATGCAAAAAGATCACGGCCCAGCTGACAGGAGCCATTGGCAAGCAGGAGGATATATCCGTGCAGTTGGAGGCTCTTGACATCCTGTCAGATATGTTGAGCAG GCTAGGGGGAACTCTCTACTCTTTCCATTCTTCCATCctgagctgcctcctgcctcagCTGACGAGCCCCCGGCTGGCCGTGCGTAAAAGGGCCATCGTTGCCTTGGGTCATCTTGTCTTGACCTGCAGTGGGAACATCTTCTCGGAGCTCACAGAGCATCTCCTCGCTGAGCTGAAGAAGAATGAGTCCACCTCGACCACCAGGACATACATCCAGTGCATCGCTGGCATCAGTAGGCAGGCTGGACACCGCATCG GAGAACATCTGGAGAAGATAATTCCTCTGATTGTTCAGTACTGTAATGTGGAAGATGATGAGTTGAGGGAGTACTGCTTCCAGGCCTTCGAGTCCTTTGTAAGAAG GTGCCCAAAGGAGATTGACCCTCACATCCCCAGTGTGATGGGGTTATGTTTGAAGTACATCACCTTTGACCCAAACTACAACTACGAtaatgaggaggaggaagaggaagagaggatgGAAACTGAAAATGGGGAGGATGAAGAGCAAG AAAGCGACGACGAGTACAGCGATGATGATGACATCAGCTGGAAGGTCCGCAGGGCTGCAGCCAAGTGCCTGGAGGCCATTGTCAGCAGCAGGCACGATCTGCTTCAGGATTTCTACAAAACGCTTTCCCCAGTTCTGATAAGTAGGTtcaaggagagggaggagaatgTCAAAGCTGACATCTTCAGTGCTTATATTGCCTTGCTGAAACAAACGCTGCCCACCCAGAGCTGGCGGCATGCTGCAGATGCCTCTGGCAAAGACGACGTTCCCCTGACGATGCTTCAGAACCAG GTCCCCAACATTGTCAAGGCCTTGCATAAGCAGCTTAAAGAAAAGAGCATCAAGTCAAGACAGGGTTGTTTCAGCCTGCTGACAGAACTGGCCAATGTTCTTCCTGGTTGCCTGGCGGATCACATCCCTGCACTAGTGCCTG GTATTGTTTTCTCACTGGCTGATAAATCCACCTCCTCCAATATGAGAATTGATACGCTATCTTTCCTTCATGTTCTTCTTTGCAACCACCAGCCAGAGGTATTTCATCCTCATATCAAAATCCTGTTACCTCCAGTTGTGGCCTGTATTGGAGACTCCTTCTATAAGATCACTTCAGAGGCTCTGCTGGTTACTCAGCAGCTTGTGAAAGTTATCAGGCCTTTGGGCAAATCTTGCACTTTTGATGCCAAGCCATACGTGAAGGACCTTTTCCCTGGTACTCTGAAGCGACTGAAGGCAGCTGACATTGACCAGGAGGTGAAGGAGCGCGCCATCTCATGCATGGGACAAATCATTTACAATCTGGGAGATCATTTAAGCACTGATCTCCAGCCAACTTTGAAGATATTTCTGGAGAGGCTCAAAAATGAAATTACCCGATTGACAACAGTCAAAGCATTAACCCTAATTGCCAGTTCTCCACTTAAAATAGACTTGAGACCTATTTTAGGGGACGGTTTCCCCATTTTAGCTTCCTTCTTGAGAAAGAATCAACGTGCCTTGAAACTGAGCACTCTGACTGCTCTGGATATCCTGGTGAAGAACTACAGTGACAGCCTCAAGCCTGCCATGATAGAGTCTGTGCTAATGGAGCTCCCCGCTTTAATTAGTGAGAACGACATGCATGTTTCCCAGGTGGCAATCACATTCCTTACTACTTTAGCTAAAGTTTATCCATCCTGCATCTCTAAGATCAGTGGTTCCATTCTTACTGAAATCCTTCAGCTTGTTCACTCACCTTTGCTTCAAGGAGGGGCTCTGAACGCTATCATAGACTTCTTCCAGGCGCTGGTGCTGACAAAGACAGCCGCCATGGGCTGCTCGGAGCTGATGAAGCAGCTGACTGCACCAATTTACTCCTCGGGGTCAGCTGGGGCGTCAGTGACGTTACACAAGCAGGCGTATTACTCCGTCGCGAAGTGTGTGGCGGCCCTTTCCTCAGCCTGCCCCGAAGAAGCCCCTGGGATACTGAACCAGTTTATCCAGGATGTAAAAAGCCCCAAGTCCAGCCCTGCTGTAAAAGTGCTAGCCTTCCTTGCCCTGGCAGAGATGGGGCGCACGATGAACCTTAGTGCTCAGGAAGAGCTCAAAACTGTCATCCTGGAGGCATTCACTTCTCCCAGCGAAGAGGTGAAATCTGCAGCTTCCTACGCGCTGGGGAACATCAGCGTTGGGAATCTTAAAGAGTATCTTCCCTTCATGCTGAAAGAGATTGGAAGCCAGCCCAAGAGGCAgtacctcctgctgcactctcTAAAGGAAGTCATCAGCTCCTCTCCAGCCGACGGCCTCAAACCATACGTGAAGGACATTTGGGCTCTGCTCTTCAAGCACTGTGAGTGCACGGAAGAAGGGACGCGCAACGTGGTGGCTGAATGCTTGGGGAAGCTGACTCTGGTGAATCCTTCTGAGCTGCTGCCCCGGCTGAAAAAACAGCTGTCATCAG GCTCTCCACATGCTCGGAGCACAGTGGTAACTGCAGTGAAATTCACAATTGCAGATCAGCCTCAGCCCATTGATGCTCTCCTGAAAAGCTGCATAG GGGACTTCTTGAAAACTCTTGAGGATTCAGACCTGAACGTTCGACGCGTGGCTTTAGCCATGTTTAATTCTGCTGCTCACAACAAACCTTCTTTAATACGGGAATTACTAAATGCAGTTCTCCCCAGCCTGTATAGTGAAACAAAGGTCAGAAGGGAACTTATCCGTGAG GTAGAAATGGGGCCATTCAAGCACACAGTGGACGATGGCCTTGACGTGaggaaagctgcttttgaatGCATGTACACGCTGCTGGAAAGTTGTCTTGACCGGCTGGATATCTACGAGTATCTGAACCACGTGGAGGATGGACTGAAGGATCACTATGACATTCGG ATGCTGACTTTCATCATGCTGGCTCGGCTCTCCACACTCTGTCCTAATGCAGTCCTGCAAAGGCTCGAGCGACTGATCGAACCGCTCCGAGCGACGTGCTCCACAAAG GTAAAAGCTGGTTCAGTGAAACAGGAGTTTGAAAAGCAGGATGAACTGAAGAGATCAGCAATGAGAGCAGTGGCTGCACTCCTGACCATCCCCGAAGTAGAGAAAAGTCCAGCAATGGCTGAATTTTCATCTCAAATCAGATCCAATCCAGAAATGGCATCACTTTTTGAAAGTATTCAGAAGGATTCTGCTTCTCTACCCGCCACAGAATCGATGGACACGAGCTAA
- the RPL32 gene encoding large ribosomal subunit protein eL32 codes for MPALRPLVKPKIVKKRTKKFIRHQSDRYVKIKRNWRKPRGIDNRVRRRFKGQILMPNIGYGSNKKTKHMLPTGFRKFLVHNVKELEVLMMSNKSYCAEIAHNVSSKNRKVIVERAAQLAIKITNPNARLRSEENE; via the exons ATGCCGGCCCTCAGGCCTCTCGTGAAGCCCAAGATCGTCAAGAAGAGGACCAAGAAGTTCATCCGGCACCAGTCTGACCGCTATGTCAAGATCAAG CGCAACTGGCGGAAACCAAGAGGTATCGATAACCGAGTTCGCAGGAGGTTCAAGGGTCAGATTCTGATGCCCAACATCGGTTATGGGAGCAACAAGAAGACGAAGCACATGCTGCCCACGGGATTCAGAAAGTTCCTGGTCCACAACGTCAAGGAGCTGGAAGTGCTCATGATGAGCAACAA GTCGTACTGCGCAGAGATCGCTCACAACGTGTCTTCGAAGAACCGCAAGGTGATTGTGGAGAGAGCAGCGCAGCTTGCCATCAAGATCACTAATCCAAACGCCAGACTGCGCAGCGAGGAGAACGAGTAA